The Halomonas sp. KG2 genome contains a region encoding:
- a CDS encoding DUF1294 domain-containing protein, which produces MLNRKASAPRHVKGTVGRSLVITLTFFALLAAVVVSGKLPMWLLFIYLAVSVVTCLTYAVDKSAAQNNAQRISENTLHVLSLLGGWPGAMVAQQWLRHKTQKRAFRRVFWMTVLINLAALVSWAWA; this is translated from the coding sequence ATGTTGAATCGAAAGGCTAGCGCACCTCGGCACGTGAAAGGCACAGTGGGGCGGTCACTGGTCATAACGCTGACATTTTTTGCGCTACTGGCCGCCGTGGTCGTCAGCGGAAAGCTACCTATGTGGTTGCTGTTCATCTACCTAGCGGTCAGTGTGGTGACATGTCTTACTTATGCGGTAGATAAATCCGCTGCACAAAATAATGCGCAGCGGATTTCCGAAAATACCTTGCATGTGTTGTCACTATTGGGCGGCTGGCCTGGAGCAATGGTTGCACAGCAATGGCTTCGCCACAAAACACAAAAGCGCGCTTTCAGACGTGTATTCTGGATGACGGTGCTGATCAATTTGGCGGCGCTAGTTAGCTGGGCATGGGCATAA
- a CDS encoding DUF2252 domain-containing protein, with protein MSHALTGHNRPQQVIEAIQQVNAPLNAAHRQAKYAKMAVSPYRFFRGTNHLYWQDVWHDWRFALFGGWPNTQTWLQGDAHVYNFGAYGHHDDQVRYGMDDFDDALIGDYQYDVWRLAISVVLDSRENAALSSKATDKALKKLLEGYIQTLAVYSQESNEKDTLAKEQPIEAVTLDSAKGPLKAFMGNVADKQSRARMLEKWTTLDSQKGRMFAERSGKLANLPADVASQLRRLIEQEYQQTLQHPIKESDPKHFRVKDTVRRLDAGTGSLGVERYYVLIEGGANHEHDDVILDVKEQVTPEAYGLMNKAQQQAWRKLFPNEGIRHAAAFHAIAEHPDAYLGWLTMNGKVFSVRERSPFKKDVPTHKLSGAKSYRKLARQWGEILAREHLRGAQALHRGQSAPFANAVCQRLEGREAQFIEVVTTLAIAYADCVSQDYKVFVEHFLKADSA; from the coding sequence ATGAGCCATGCACTAACCGGGCATAACCGCCCACAACAAGTGATTGAGGCAATTCAGCAGGTGAATGCGCCGCTCAATGCAGCGCACCGCCAAGCAAAGTACGCCAAAATGGCCGTGTCTCCCTACCGATTCTTTCGTGGAACTAATCACTTGTATTGGCAAGACGTTTGGCACGACTGGCGCTTCGCGCTATTCGGTGGATGGCCTAATACCCAAACGTGGCTTCAAGGCGATGCGCATGTTTATAACTTCGGCGCTTATGGTCACCACGATGACCAGGTGCGCTACGGTATGGATGATTTCGATGACGCGTTGATAGGTGACTATCAATACGATGTATGGCGGCTGGCGATCAGCGTGGTACTGGATAGCCGTGAAAACGCCGCGTTAAGTTCTAAAGCGACGGATAAAGCGCTGAAAAAGCTGTTAGAGGGGTACATCCAGACGCTAGCTGTTTATAGCCAAGAATCTAATGAAAAAGATACGCTGGCTAAAGAGCAGCCCATTGAGGCGGTGACTCTGGATAGCGCCAAGGGACCACTGAAGGCCTTCATGGGCAACGTCGCTGATAAGCAGAGTCGGGCGCGTATGCTGGAAAAATGGACAACCCTCGATAGTCAGAAAGGGCGCATGTTCGCTGAGCGCTCTGGGAAGCTTGCGAACTTACCAGCAGATGTCGCCAGCCAGCTGCGTCGTTTGATTGAGCAAGAGTATCAACAGACGTTACAGCACCCGATCAAAGAGAGTGACCCAAAACATTTTCGTGTAAAAGACACCGTGCGCCGCCTTGATGCGGGAACGGGGTCGTTAGGTGTGGAGCGTTATTATGTTTTGATTGAGGGTGGTGCGAATCATGAACACGACGACGTTATATTAGATGTTAAAGAACAAGTAACGCCAGAAGCTTATGGCTTAATGAATAAAGCCCAGCAACAGGCGTGGCGAAAGCTATTTCCTAATGAAGGCATTCGCCATGCAGCGGCATTTCATGCCATTGCCGAACACCCCGATGCCTACTTGGGTTGGCTGACCATGAATGGCAAAGTTTTCTCGGTTCGGGAGCGCTCTCCGTTTAAAAAAGATGTGCCTACTCACAAGCTTTCAGGGGCTAAGTCTTACCGTAAATTAGCGCGCCAATGGGGTGAAATTCTCGCACGTGAACATTTGCGCGGTGCCCAGGCGCTTCACCGTGGTCAGTCAGCGCCATTTGCCAATGCGGTATGCCAACGCTTAGAAGGTCGCGAAGCGCAGTTTATTGAGGTAGTGACGACCCTGGCAATTGCCTATGCCGACTGCGTATCTCAGGACTATAAGGTGTTCGTGGAGCACTTTTTGAAGGCAGATTCTGCTTAA